CTTTACCGGTACCATGAGGAAGAGAAACAGTACCTCTTACCATCTGGTCGGCTTTTCTCGGGTCTACACCAAGATTGATTGATATCTCGAAAGATTCATCAAATTTTGCGGTAGCATTCTTCTTGACTATGTTAACTGCATCACCTAACTCATAGGATGATTCAACATCATAGTTTTTCAGAAGCGCCGCATATCTTTTGCCAGTTTTCTTCATTTTGTTTGTACAAATATTTAGTTAATAAATCTTAGTCTTCAACAACTAAGCCAATACTTCTTGCAGTACCTGCAATCATGCTGACAGCAGCAGATAATTCGAATGAGTTGAGATCTTCTTTTTTGATTTCAACTATTTCTTCAAGCTGCTTAGTAGTTACTTTTCCAACTTTTACTTTGTTTGATTCTTTGGAACCACTTTTAATACCTGCTGCTTGCTTCAGAAGAACTGATGCCGGCGGGGATTTAATAATAAAAGAAAAACTCTTGTCACTAAAGAAAGTAACAAGAACGGGAAAAATCGTACCCTGCTGTTTTGCAGTTTTACCATTGAACTGCTTGACAAATTCCATACCGTTCAAACCACGTTGACCAAATGCAGGTCCGACAGGAGGAGCCATTGTAGCTTCACCGGCTTTTAATTGTAATTTAAACGCTCCTAATACTTTTTTTGCCATAATTAATCAGTTTATAAAATTCTAAAATTAAATTTCTAATTCCACTTGGTTAAAGTCAAGCTCTACCGGTGTTTTACGACCGAGGATACC
This is a stretch of genomic DNA from Ignavibacteriota bacterium. It encodes these proteins:
- the rplK gene encoding 50S ribosomal protein L11, which produces MAKKVLGAFKLQLKAGEATMAPPVGPAFGQRGLNGMEFVKQFNGKTAKQQGTIFPVLVTFFSDKSFSFIIKSPPASVLLKQAAGIKSGSKESNKVKVGKVTTKQLEEIVEIKKEDLNSFELSAAVSMIAGTARSIGLVVED